The following is a genomic window from Paenibacillus thiaminolyticus.
TTCAAGCGTGACCTTCTTCCACTTCTCCAACACATAAGGCAGCCCATCGTCTCCCATAAAGAGCGTATCGGGATTGCTGCCGTCTACTGGATGAGCGGCCAGTTCTGTTTCGAAGGCGAGCTTGCTGCGTTGCTGTGGGAAGAAGGGCTTCGGGTCTGTACCGGGAACAAGCATTGGATTCTTAACTTTAAATGAGCCAGTAGCTGACATATTGCCAAAGAATACGCCGATGTACTTGGTATCGTCGCCAATTTCGATGGTTGCTCCTGATTCGTCGATTTCATGTTGCCGTATTGGTGTTGCATCATACTCGGTCTGCTCATTAAAGTAACATCTTACGTCTGACCCCATAGGGTCAAAATCAACCCGGTACGTTTTATGTTTTACCTTCATATTCCCGAGACCAACGAATTGAATCGTGCTATTAGTCATCAGGTCTATATCATAATCAGACCTTATATCTACGATTGCTCCATTTACGGCTCCCATATGATAGAAGGACGGCAACAAATTGCCTCCTGTTACGATGGCGTATGGATTCGTCACGTTGGTCAAACTGTCTACGTAAGGGTATTTCTCCGCCACCTGAGCAAACTTCATGCTGCCGATGGCTTCGTATTCAGCTTGCGTGATCTCATATAAGGCAAACACGCCGATGCGGAATTCTGCGCCAGCCGTCCCTTCGCCCCGAAAGTAAAAAATGAGGCTTTCTTCTGCGGATAGGTGGGATGGAGAGATATCTATATAGCGGTACTGCATCCCATTCCCTTTGGAAAGATTGCCCGACTTCCGGATCGTATAATACCCGTCAGCCTTCCATTCTGCTAGGGAAAAGTAAACGGGTTTATCACACGAAATATTGTCCAAGTATGCTACTGCTACATAATGCTTGGAGCGGTCAATGTTTAGTTCGTACCGGGCGCCAAAGTGTCCCGGACTGTCCGCTGTACGGTTGCATACGATTTTCTGAGCTTTCGTTCCCGTCGGGACAGACGTTGTTATGATTTCACCCGTGCCGAAAAACGTGAATAGCGGTGATGTTCGGTAATCATAATTACCGTCTTTTCCAATCTGGTTGACGAGAGTTCGTCCTATAATATCCCCCAGCCTGAACGGCGCATCATGCTCCGATTCAACAATTTGATAACCTGGCCGGAAGGTAAGAGCTTCAGAAGGAAGCGTCTCTAACTGCTTACTCATGGTGACATCGTTATCAAGCAGCGGTTTAAGGACATTCGGGTTAAAGTCATCAGGATGTGCCCTTGTTTGCGTCGTCACGCCTTGAATTTCCTGGTTTATTCCCCCTGGCAAAACGTCACCTTTAATGCTCACGGTGATTCACTCCTTATTAAAAAAGTGCATCGAAGTCAAATTCAAGCTCGTCATTTGCTTCCAGGTTTTTGGTCGTCGTCGTCTTGATTGCGGCCAGTGCCCCGTCAGCATCAAAGAGGGCCACTTCGTTGATTCCCGCACCAGCTAAACCGTCATTTTGGGCCTGGACGGATAAAGAATAACGTACCGTAGCCGGTTCGGGCATAGTTGTCCTTACTTCTTTGCGAAAAACTTCATTAAACAGGCTGGTTTCGTCCCCGGTCAACGGCTTCGGAACGCCGGACGCATCTACGCCGCCGGTGCCGATGGCGATATGCGTGATTTTCACCATAGGATCCATTCCGGCCGCAGCACGAGCCAGCTTCTCGCGATATACTTTCGTTCTTGCGGTTGCCATATGTTCGCCCCCTTCAAAAGACTTCCTCATCAATAACCTGACCTGCGCGAATGTGGCGCAAGCTGCACTGATCCGCACTTTCCAGATAAAAATCGAGCCCGAACGGATTCATCCCGCTAAATGATTGCTCGCCAGCAAACTTCCAGGCCCCATTAAAAACAAGCTCGTCAACATCATCAACTTCATAACGGCTAAATCCAAGGTACAAGTATGAGCCTTTTAATTTAGACCCACCGATGATCTCCGAG
Proteins encoded in this region:
- a CDS encoding phage tail protein, with amino-acid sequence MATARTKVYREKLARAAAGMDPMVKITHIAIGTGGVDASGVPKPLTGDETSLFNEVFRKEVRTTMPEPATVRYSLSVQAQNDGLAGAGINEVALFDADGALAAIKTTTTKNLEANDELEFDFDALF